GTCGAGGGGCAGGTCGCCCACCTGAACCCACAGCCGGACCTCCCCGGTCAGGTCGAGGCAGGCCAGGCTGGGGGTCACCTTGTAATCCGTCGCAGGGTCGAAGGTCAGCTCACCCTGTTCTCGCCAGAACGCGTAGGCAAGGGCCTTGAGATAGGCTTGATGGGTGCTTTCGCCTCGATGCTTGAACAGATGCAGCGGAGTGGCTTCGCCTTGAAAGTGAAACCGCAGCTGTCGCTGGCCGGTCAGGTCTTCTCGCACTGGAGTCATGGAGAGGAGCCCTTCCTTGATGCGTGTCACCCGGGTGCCGGGATGATAGCACGCCAAGGTGTCCGGCCTGTTTTTCAATCGTCACAAATCGATTGTGACATCGCGCACGGGGTGGGCCGGTGTAAGGGGGGTGACAGACGCTGTAGGGCGGGCATCGGGCGCCGGGCCGTGCGCGCATCGAGACCCAGGCGCCAGGCGGCCAGCAGGCCAGCGGCCTCCCAGTAGGAGCGCACCGGCCAGACTCCCTCGGCAGGGCCCAAACCGAGGCGTGCCGGCGTGACCTCGAGCAGCGTGGTGTTTTCCTCCACCACCACCAGGGGAATGCCGCGATCCAGGCCGGCGAGCGCCCCCGGTCCTCCCAGACATCCTTGCGGCAGGACGATCGCATCGGCCGCTGCCGGCCCCAGGTCGCCCGGGCGGGGCGGTGCTTCCGGCGCGAGCAGCTCGGGATGTTTTGCCAACCCCATGAGGATGCAAGGCAGGAACGTGTGGCCCAGGTGCTCGGCGGCTGCGCGCGGGTCGACAGCGACCGGGAGGCTTGGGGCATATGGCCAGAGCGGGGCGTGTGCAGCCGGTACCCCGAGCGTTTCGACCAGCAGGTGCGAGATGATCGCTTCCAGGCCCCCGATGGGGTCGACCCCCTGCCCCTGGTCATAGGCCTCGGCCGCGGTGGGGTCCAGCGGGCCGAGATCGGCCACCACGGCGATCGCCTCGGCACCGCTGGCCATCAACGCGCGGGCGCCATCCAGCAAGGCATCCGGGTCCTGCAGGCTTCCCTCGCTCAGGCCGGAAGTCGCCACACTGGTGCGAGCACCGAGAGGACGTGGGGTCAGCTCCCAGCCCAGGATCGGCACGCCGTGGACGCTTCGCACCGCGTCCACGGCGTGGATCAAGACGTCCAGACTTCCCGCGGGCATGTGTTCGACGGCCCGATCGATCAGCAGTCCGATGCGCCTGCTTTTCACTGGTCTGAGCGCCCGTCTTCCTGCCAGCCAGCTGTCCAGCGCAGCACCTTCCAGGTACAGGGCATTGGCTGGAAGGGCCAGCAACTGTGCGCCGTTCACCGCATTGGGGTGCGTGACCAGGCAGTCCACCACGCTGGCCAGTAACTTGGTGGCGGGGCCGCCATCGCCCGCGAATCCACCAATGGCGGCTCCGACACCGGTGGGAATCAGGTGGACGGCTGTGAACACCAGCGAGCTCCTTCAATGGTCCAGGCCTCGTCATTGCATTGGACCACCGCCCAGCGCACCGGAGACGCGCCAGCTTTGTTCAGGTGAGCCTCGATTTGCGGCAGTTTGGGACCCGGACCCGGAGGCGGAATCACGAGGCGAAACGTTTCAATTCGCCGAGTCAACGGGAGTCCCCCAGGTCGCAACCGTGGCAACCGCCGCCACAATGGAGTTGTCCGGCCACCTTGCTGCGACAGCGTGGGCAGGCCTGGTCGAAGCTGGCTATCGGCAGCGGAAACGCGCAGGTCGGGCACGGGGTGACCGGGCATTCGCTCGGGGCGGCTGTTTTCACGGGAGACTGACCTTGGCGGCGGTCTTTCCACAGGTGCCACACGGCTTCAAGTCCCCAGGGCACGGGCCAGCACGCCACCGATGGCGAAAGCGAGCACCCAGGACCCCAGCCAGAGCACAGCGGCTTCTCGCCAGCCGCGTTCCTTGAACAGCACCACGACGGTGGCGATGCAGGGAACGAAGAGCGTGATCACCACCAGGGCGACCACCGTCTGGCCAGGGCTCAAGGCCATGTCGGTCAGGCCCGCTGCTCCGAAGTCGCGACGAATCAGGCCCATCAGGAAAGCGGAAGCCGCTTGCTGGGGCAGGTGCAACAAGCCTTCGACCAGCGGGGCCAGTCCCCGCGTGATCAGGCCGAGCAGGCCGGTGACCTTGCAGACCCCCACCACCAGGGCGGCCAGCAGAAACAGGGGCACGGCCTCCTGCAGGAATGCCAGCGACTTGGTCCAGGTTTTCCGAAGCACGTTGCGCCACAGGGGCATGCGCAGGGGCGGCAGGTCGATCAGCAAGGCCGATGAGCGTCCCGGAAGCAGGCGATCCAGCACGGTGCCAATCGCCACCAGCACCGCAAACATGGTGCCGCCGTAGACGGCCCAGCTGCTCCAGGTACCGGTCTTGCCGAGCAAGCCCAGGATGACCCCCAGCTGGGCCGAGCAAGGGATGGTCAGACCCAGGATGGCCGTGGCGATGGTTTTTTCACGCTGAGTGCCGAGCAGGCGGGTGGTGATGGTCGCCATCGTGACGCAGCCGAAGCCGATGATAAGAGGAATCACCGCCCGTCCGTTCAGGCCGATCGCCGCCAGGCTGCGATCCACCAGGACCGCCAGGCGAGGCAGATAGCCCGTGTCCTCCAGCGTGGCCAGGAAAAGGTAAAATCCGGCGACCAGCGGCAGGAGCAGTCCAAACACGTAGGTGACCGTCATGGTGAGCAGCCCGAATTCGCCCACCAGAATTTCCCGCAGCCACGCCAGCGGCACCACACTGGAGATCAAACCCCGCATCCAAGGCTCGTAGTGGCCTTGCATCCATTGGCCCTCGGTGACCTCGACCACCCGCTGGGCGATCAGGTCCCCCACCAGCAGGTAGAGCAGGGCCATCATGGCCGCGGCCGAGGCAAAGCCCCAGCCTGGCCGCAGCAGCGCGTGCCCCAATTTGCTGCTCAGGCGCTCCTGGCGGTCCTCAAACCGCATCACCCGGCGTACGATCTCATCCACGTGCGCGCGGCGCGCGGCGTAGAGCTCCTCCCGTTGGCTGGCGATGTTTCGCCCCAGTCGGTCGGCTGCCGTCGGGTCTCCCTCCAGCGCCAGCAGGGCTTCCGCCCGAGACGCCGGCGAGACACCCAGGGCCGCGACCTTCTCACCCAGGCCTGGCACGCCGTGCCCCGTGCGGGCGAAATCGATCCGTTCACTGACCTGAGCGAGCCCTTCGCCGCGAATGGCAATGCAGGGCACGACCTCCACGCCGAGCAAGGCCGAGAGCTGCGCCACGTCGATCTGAACACCCGATTGGGTCGCCTCGTCCATCTGGTTCAATGCCACCAGCACGCGCTTGCCAAGGTCAATCAGCTGCAAGGTGAGGAACAGATCCCGCTCCAGCGTCGGGGCTGAAACGACGTTCAGCAGGATGTCTCCTCCCAACACGATGTCACGCGCCACCCGTTCCTCGTCGTTGAAGGCCCCCACCCCGTAAATGCCGGGCGTGTCGAGCACCTGGCATCCCTGGAAATGACCTCGGCTCACGTCGATGGTGGTTCCGGGGTAATTCGAGACATCCACGTAAAGGCCCGTCAACGCGTTGAAGAACACGGACTTGCCGACGTTGGGGTTCCCGACCAGAACCACCTTGGTTTCGCGCGGACGCGCGGACGTGTGGGAGGCTTGGAGTGTGGTGGTCATGGCTGGGCGAACTCTACGTGAATGTCCTCGGCAAGCTGGCGTCCAATGGCAATTTCCTGGCGGGCTTTCCCCAGCACCACGGGGCCCCTGGGAATGATGGCGCGACACACGGCCACCTCGCCGACGCCAATGCCAAGTCTCAGGGCCTGGGTGCGGACCTCAAGGGCCGGAATGGCCAGGATGCGGACGCGATCGCCCGGACGAATCTCGGCGAGGGTCATCGCTTGTCCCCTGCGTCCTGACAGGTCGGGCAAACGCCAAATACCTTGTATTGAACGTCGATCAGTTTGAAGCGATGACTGTCTGCGACATCCTGTCCCAATTCATACAACGGGGCCTGTTCGAATTCGATGGCCTGATTACAGTCGACGCAAATCAGGTGGTGGTGGGGCGGAGATTCATCGGCGGCCAGCTCGTAATGCTTGTGACCTTCCGCGAAGTCGAGTTCTCGCAGCAGCCCGATGGAGGCAAGCAATTTGACGGTGCGGTAGGTCGTCGCCAGGCTGATTCCGCAGGCGAGAACTTTCAACTGCTCGTGAAGTTCTTCCGCGCTGAGGTGGGTTCCCTCCGGCAATGTCTGGAACACCTGCAGGATGGTCTCCCGTTGGGGCGTCATGCGGTACCCGCGACGGCGCAGATTCTCCTGAACGGTCAAGATGTCGGTTTTGTGAAACATGGGAAACTCTTGAGAATATTTCTCGATAGAACCATTAGGCCCTTGTTGAGAATAATTGTCAACTGCTGCCGTTGGCGTGGGCTGGCCCGAGGCGGTCGCTTTCAGGGGGACGATTCGGGGACGCGACGGTGCCCAGAAAGGCGGCTGCGAGCTGTTTGCCCAGGTTGTTCTGGTGCCCTGTTGTTGCAAATCGTGAAGTTTCGCCTTGTGGTCGGGGTCGTGGCGTTCTTCGGGGAGGGCCTCGGGGCACAATACGCCTGGCCTTCTCTCTGTACCGAACGTGGAGCGAAACCCGCGGTCCGATGCCTGCGACTGAACCCCGATGGGGCCCCTGGCTGCTTGCCTTTGTCGTGCTGGTTGGTTTTTCGACCTGCCCCCTCGATTGGCCTGCGCACGTGGCCGGGCGCTGGTCGCAGGGGGGAGGGCCAGCGCAGGCGTTGGCGCCACTTCAAGAGGCACTCTGGCAAGCGGACCAGGCCTACCTCACGCAGTATCGCCATCGACGCTGGAACCCTCGCCAGCGGGTCAGCAACAATGCCAACTGTGGTCCGGCCTCGGTGGCCATGGCCTTGCGGGCGCTGGGGCGCTTGCCTTCGGAGGTCCCTTCCGGAGAGCCGGCGGCGTTGATCGCTTACGTGCGAGAGGCCATGACGGGAACCCGTCGCGAGGGGACCTGGACCTACCCGATCCAGATCGTGCAGGCCGCCCCCCAGCTGGGACTCCACGCTGAGTTCATTTTTGGCATCGAGGCCATTCGGCGGGCCATGCGGGAGCCCGACCACCTGGTCGTGCTCAACTTGAATCCGACGCCGGCCTATGTGGACAAGATCACCAAGCGTTACTCCGGCGGTCATTTCGCGCTCTTGAATGCCGTGAATGACACGCACGCCGTGTTATCGGATCCGCTGGCCTCGGAGCCGATCGTGATCACCATGGCGCAGCTGGCTCAGGCCATCGGGACCCCCCTCGGGCACTGGCCCAATGGGCGCGAAATTCCGCCGTTCAATGGGGGGGTGTTGCTCTGGCCGCGCGAGTCGGCCCCCTGAGTGGACAGGTGACACCAGCGGCGATCACCTCGGTCGCGTCTGATTGCATGATGGCGGCGGTTTGGTTATACTGGTGGCGTCCTCTTGACCATATTTTGCCCGCATCTTAGTCAAACGCTAAGCAAAATCGGCAAACGTCAAACTTTTTGGGAGTGTTTCAAAACCATGGCCAAGCGCATCAAGTCGGGCATCAAGCGCGTCGAAGTCGCCGATCGCAATCGTCAGCGGAACATCGCGGTGAAGTCCGAGGTCAAGACCCGCATCAAGCAAGCCCGGGCTGCTGTGGAGGCACAGGCTGACGTGCAGAGCACGACGGTCACCGCCATCAGCACGATCGACCGCGCCGCGCGGAAAGGCGTCATTCACCCGAACAAGGCAGCCCGCCTGAAGTCGCGGTTGATGAAGCGCGTGAACACCGCTGCGGTCGCCGAGGCATAAGGCGTTCGCTTGAAGCCCCGCCCATTCCGGCGGGGTTTTTTTCTTTCCTGGTATCTTGGACGGCGTTCACAATGGAGTAGTTCGCTTGCGGCTGGTTACCATCGAACTCCAGACGGTTCTGGGGCGGCATGTTCGCCTGGGTGCGCTTTGGCGTGACGGCGTGTTGGACCTCAATTTCGCTTGTGCCTGGCACCTGCAGGGGGCGGGGGAACCGGCCTGGCGGAGCCTGGCCAATCTGCTCTGTCCCCCAGACTTGCGTGCGTTTCTGGAGGTGGGGGAGCGGGCCTGGTCGCTCGTTCGTGAGTCGCTTCACCGCCTGGACGCCTTCGAGGTGCTGCCGGATGGACCGGACGGCAGTCGCTTGCTTCATCCGTTGGGGGAAGTTCGCCTGCTGGCCCCCTTGCCCAATCCCCAGAGCCTGAGAGACTTTTACGCCTTCGAAGAGCACGTTCGGACGGGCTTTTCCAAGCGAGGTGAGCCCATCCCGCCCGCCTGGTATGAGCTGCCGGTGTACTACAAGGGCAATCACCGAACCATCATTGGCCCCGAGGCGCCCCTGCCCTGGCCGCGTTACACTCGCCAACTCGATTTCGAACTCGAACTCGTGGCGGTGATTGGACGAGAGGGGCGGAACATCGGCGTCTCAGAGGCGCCCCAATACATCGCGGGCTACACCTTGATGAATGACGTCTCTGCCCGCGACATCCAGCGCAAGGAGATGGCCTGTCGGCTGGGGCCGGCGAAAGGCAAGGATTTCGCCACGGTGCTGGGGCCTGCCCTGGTCACGCCGGACGAACTGCCCCAACTGGACGACTTGCCGGCCTGGATCCGGGTCAATGGCGAGCTCTGGTCCGAGTCCAACGCGGGCAATCCCTACTGGAACTTTGCGCAGATGATCGCGCACGTGTCGATGGATGAAACGCTGTATCCGGGGGATGTGATTGCCTCTGGAACGGTGGGGCGAGGCTGCGGCCTAGAACTGGACCGCTGGATCGCACCAGGCGACGTGGTCGAACTGGAGGTGGCTGGTCTCGGGGTCCTCCGCAACCCGGTGGGCCAGCCCGTGACGGCTCCGCCGCCCCCCTTGCGGCCATCGGTTGAAGCAGAAGCTCCCGCGCTGAACGGGATGACGTGAAGGAGGTCGCGATGGAAAACCTTTTCATGCTGGCCAAAGGGACCTACGCCGCTCAGGCGCACGTGGCCCTGCCTGAGGGGACCTTTGAAGAGGAACACGGACGCAACGGCTTCTTTGGCCGAGTGTCGCACCTCTATCACGCCCACCCCCCCACCAACTGGCTTCGCATCGAGGGGCCGTTGCGCCCTCACGCCCTGCGGGCCATGGACATCACCTCGTCTGACATGCACGACCCACGCGGCCTGCCGACGACCTTTCTCTATAACGAGGACGTGGCCTTGCGGGTTTCCCGTCGACGCAGCCCCATGCCCTTCGCGTACCGCAATGCGGACGCGGATGAGGTCTGGTTCGTGCATCGCGGAACGGGTCGCTTCGAAACCGATTATGGTCCCCTCGACTTTTCGGTGGGGGACTACGTGGTGATTCCACGTGGAACGACCTATCGCTTGCTGCCCGAGGGCGAGGACCCGTTCTTCCTGGTGATCGAGTCGGCATCCGAGATCGGGCTCCCTGACAAGGGCATGCTGGGACGCAACGCCCTGTTCGACCCGGGGGTGATCGTCACTCCCACGCCGGCTCCCTCCCTCCAGCGGGGCGGGGAATGGGAGGTGCTGATCAAGCGGGAGGGGGAGCACACCTCCGTGTTTTATCCGTTTGATCCGATCGATACCATCGGCTGGAAAGGTGATCTGACTCCCTGGAAGGTCAACGTGAGCGATTTCCGTCCCGTGATGAGCCACCGCTACCACCTGCCACCCAGCGTTCATACGACCCTGCTAGGGCGGAATTTCGTGGTGTGTACCTTTGCGCCGCGTCCGCTCGAAGAGGACCCCGAGGCGGTGCGGGTGCCGTTTTTCCACCGCAACATCGACTTCGACGAGGTGATCTTCTATCACGCAGGGGATTTCTTCAGTCGCGACGGGATTGCTCCCGGCATGGTCACCTACCATCCGATCGGGATCCATCACGGGCCCCATCCGAAGGCGATCGCGGCGAGTCGTAGCAAGGCGGCGACTCAGGAATACGCGGTCATGGTGGATGCCAAGCGTCCGTTTCGCCTCACCGAGGAAGCCAAGGCCGTGGAGTGGAGCGATTACTGGGCCAGTTGGGGGGCACGGGAACTGGCCTCGGGGAGCGCCGGGTCATGATCATCGATCCCAGCGCTGGTCCCTGGCAGGACGCTTACCGTCTGATCACCGGGACCGTCGTTCCTCGCCCCATTGCGTTTGTCTCGACGCGCAGTCCTGAGGGGGTCCCCAACCTGGCGCCCTTCAGTTTTTTCACCGTCGTTTGCGCGCGGCCATTGACGATCTGTTTCGCGCCGATGCGGCGCGGCCCGCAGGCTGATAAGAAGGACACCCTCAAGCACATTGAGGCCACCGGCGAATTCGTCGTCAATGTGGTCGATGAGCGCTTCGCGGATGCCATGAATCTCACCTCCGCCGATTTCCCGGAGGACGTCAGCGAATTCGAGATGGCCGGTCTGACGCCTGTCAGATGCGAGGTGGTGCAGGCCCCCCGCGTGCAGGAGTCCCCCATCAGCCTGGAATGTCGATTGTTCCAAATCGTCGAGGTCAGCGATGGGCCCGGGGGAGGCAGCCTGGTGATCGGCACGGTGGTGCGGGCCCACGTGCGT
The genomic region above belongs to Candidatus Sericytochromatia bacterium and contains:
- a CDS encoding DUF3326 domain-containing protein produces the protein MFTAVHLIPTGVGAAIGGFAGDGGPATKLLASVVDCLVTHPNAVNGAQLLALPANALYLEGAALDSWLAGRRALRPVKSRRIGLLIDRAVEHMPAGSLDVLIHAVDAVRSVHGVPILGWELTPRPLGARTSVATSGLSEGSLQDPDALLDGARALMASGAEAIAVVADLGPLDPTAAEAYDQGQGVDPIGGLEAIISHLLVETLGVPAAHAPLWPYAPSLPVAVDPRAAAEHLGHTFLPCILMGLAKHPELLAPEAPPRPGDLGPAAADAIVLPQGCLGGPGALAGLDRGIPLVVVEENTTLLEVTPARLGLGPAEGVWPVRSYWEAAGLLAAWRLGLDARTARRPMPALQRLSPPLHRPTPCAMSQSICDD
- the feoB gene encoding ferrous iron transport protein B, whose amino-acid sequence is MTTTLQASHTSARPRETKVVLVGNPNVGKSVFFNALTGLYVDVSNYPGTTIDVSRGHFQGCQVLDTPGIYGVGAFNDEERVARDIVLGGDILLNVVSAPTLERDLFLTLQLIDLGKRVLVALNQMDEATQSGVQIDVAQLSALLGVEVVPCIAIRGEGLAQVSERIDFARTGHGVPGLGEKVAALGVSPASRAEALLALEGDPTAADRLGRNIASQREELYAARRAHVDEIVRRVMRFEDRQERLSSKLGHALLRPGWGFASAAAMMALLYLLVGDLIAQRVVEVTEGQWMQGHYEPWMRGLISSVVPLAWLREILVGEFGLLTMTVTYVFGLLLPLVAGFYLFLATLEDTGYLPRLAVLVDRSLAAIGLNGRAVIPLIIGFGCVTMATITTRLLGTQREKTIATAILGLTIPCSAQLGVILGLLGKTGTWSSWAVYGGTMFAVLVAIGTVLDRLLPGRSSALLIDLPPLRMPLWRNVLRKTWTKSLAFLQEAVPLFLLAALVVGVCKVTGLLGLITRGLAPLVEGLLHLPQQAASAFLMGLIRRDFGAAGLTDMALSPGQTVVALVVITLFVPCIATVVVLFKERGWREAAVLWLGSWVLAFAIGGVLARALGT
- a CDS encoding ferrous iron transport protein A, with the protein product MTLAEIRPGDRVRILAIPALEVRTQALRLGIGVGEVAVCRAIIPRGPVVLGKARQEIAIGRQLAEDIHVEFAQP
- a CDS encoding Fur family transcriptional regulator; its protein translation is MFHKTDILTVQENLRRRGYRMTPQRETILQVFQTLPEGTHLSAEELHEQLKVLACGISLATTYRTVKLLASIGLLRELDFAEGHKHYELAADESPPHHHLICVDCNQAIEFEQAPLYELGQDVADSHRFKLIDVQYKVFGVCPTCQDAGDKR
- a CDS encoding C39 family peptidase, which codes for MAPLQEALWQADQAYLTQYRHRRWNPRQRVSNNANCGPASVAMALRALGRLPSEVPSGEPAALIAYVREAMTGTRREGTWTYPIQIVQAAPQLGLHAEFIFGIEAIRRAMREPDHLVVLNLNPTPAYVDKITKRYSGGHFALLNAVNDTHAVLSDPLASEPIVITMAQLAQAIGTPLGHWPNGREIPPFNGGVLLWPRESAP
- the rpsT gene encoding 30S ribosomal protein S20 encodes the protein MAKRIKSGIKRVEVADRNRQRNIAVKSEVKTRIKQARAAVEAQADVQSTTVTAISTIDRAARKGVIHPNKAARLKSRLMKRVNTAAVAEA
- a CDS encoding fumarylacetoacetate hydrolase family protein, which gives rise to MRLVTIELQTVLGRHVRLGALWRDGVLDLNFACAWHLQGAGEPAWRSLANLLCPPDLRAFLEVGERAWSLVRESLHRLDAFEVLPDGPDGSRLLHPLGEVRLLAPLPNPQSLRDFYAFEEHVRTGFSKRGEPIPPAWYELPVYYKGNHRTIIGPEAPLPWPRYTRQLDFELELVAVIGREGRNIGVSEAPQYIAGYTLMNDVSARDIQRKEMACRLGPAKGKDFATVLGPALVTPDELPQLDDLPAWIRVNGELWSESNAGNPYWNFAQMIAHVSMDETLYPGDVIASGTVGRGCGLELDRWIAPGDVVELEVAGLGVLRNPVGQPVTAPPPPLRPSVEAEAPALNGMT
- a CDS encoding homogentisate 1,2-dioxygenase; amino-acid sequence: MENLFMLAKGTYAAQAHVALPEGTFEEEHGRNGFFGRVSHLYHAHPPTNWLRIEGPLRPHALRAMDITSSDMHDPRGLPTTFLYNEDVALRVSRRRSPMPFAYRNADADEVWFVHRGTGRFETDYGPLDFSVGDYVVIPRGTTYRLLPEGEDPFFLVIESASEIGLPDKGMLGRNALFDPGVIVTPTPAPSLQRGGEWEVLIKREGEHTSVFYPFDPIDTIGWKGDLTPWKVNVSDFRPVMSHRYHLPPSVHTTLLGRNFVVCTFAPRPLEEDPEAVRVPFFHRNIDFDEVIFYHAGDFFSRDGIAPGMVTYHPIGIHHGPHPKAIAASRSKAATQEYAVMVDAKRPFRLTEEAKAVEWSDYWASWGARELASGSAGS
- a CDS encoding flavin reductase family protein translates to MIIDPSAGPWQDAYRLITGTVVPRPIAFVSTRSPEGVPNLAPFSFFTVVCARPLTICFAPMRRGPQADKKDTLKHIEATGEFVVNVVDERFADAMNLTSADFPEDVSEFEMAGLTPVRCEVVQAPRVQESPISLECRLFQIVEVSDGPGGGSLVIGTVVRAHVRDELMQEGIPRPGEAWQPISRCGGATYVRLTDTFELARPVFSPEQLAALQAGPVSSPSSAS